The following proteins come from a genomic window of Burkholderia stabilis:
- the waaF gene encoding lipopolysaccharide heptosyltransferase II: MRRALVIAPNWIGDALMAQPLFALLKKLHPRIAIDAVAPSWVAPVLERMPEIHDVYATDLAHGKLQLLRRWQLSSDLRDVGYDAAYVLPNSLKSAVIPWLANIPLRIGYTGEHRYGLLNVRHANPTKSGERPPMTTHYAALAYAPGAKLPESMKTLPAPRLDADLNETARVSARFNLDTRKPLVVFCPGAEYGPAKRWPPEHFATLATIVHQSFPYTQIVALGSQKDAAAAQAIADHAPNVRNLCGQTSLSEACALIARANAVVTNDSGLMHVAAALRRPLVALYGSTDPRHTPPLSDLAKVQWLHLECSPCFERECPLGHLKCLRELGPEQVFGDLRGMLVGQR, from the coding sequence ATGCGTCGAGCGCTGGTTATCGCACCGAACTGGATCGGTGACGCATTGATGGCGCAGCCGCTTTTTGCGCTGCTGAAGAAACTCCATCCCCGCATCGCGATCGATGCCGTCGCACCCTCGTGGGTCGCGCCCGTGCTCGAACGGATGCCCGAGATCCACGATGTCTACGCGACCGATCTCGCGCACGGCAAGCTGCAGCTGCTGCGCCGCTGGCAGCTTTCGAGCGACCTGCGCGACGTCGGCTACGACGCGGCGTACGTGCTGCCGAATTCGCTGAAGTCCGCGGTGATCCCGTGGCTCGCGAACATCCCGTTGCGGATCGGCTACACGGGCGAGCACCGCTACGGGCTGTTGAACGTGCGGCACGCGAACCCGACCAAGTCGGGCGAGCGGCCGCCGATGACGACCCACTACGCGGCGCTCGCGTACGCGCCGGGCGCGAAGCTGCCCGAGTCGATGAAGACGCTGCCCGCGCCGCGCCTCGACGCCGACCTGAACGAGACGGCGCGCGTGTCCGCGCGTTTCAATCTCGATACACGCAAGCCCCTCGTCGTGTTCTGCCCCGGCGCGGAATACGGCCCGGCCAAGCGCTGGCCGCCCGAGCACTTCGCGACGCTCGCGACGATCGTCCACCAGTCGTTCCCGTACACGCAGATCGTCGCGCTCGGCTCGCAGAAGGATGCCGCGGCCGCGCAGGCGATCGCCGACCACGCGCCGAACGTGCGCAACCTGTGCGGGCAGACGTCGCTGTCCGAGGCGTGCGCGCTGATCGCGCGCGCGAACGCGGTCGTCACCAACGATTCCGGGCTGATGCACGTCGCCGCCGCCTTGCGCCGGCCGCTCGTCGCGTTGTACGGATCGACCGATCCGCGCCACACCCCTCCGCTGTCGGACCTGGCGAAGGTACAATGGCTGCATCTCGAATGCAGTCCCTGCTTCGAACGCGAGTGCCCGCTCGGCCACCTGAAGTGCCTGCGCGAACTCGGTCCCGAGCAGGTATTCGGCGATTTGCGCGGCATGCTCGTCGGGCAGCGCTGA
- a CDS encoding nuclear transport factor 2 family protein produces the protein MPRFARLFEAAADTLNAYYQAVADANLDALLALWIDEDFASCVWADGEHLHGLDQIRSGLANRLATRPVTIEPLDIRVYDSLGTVVYTIAEAHQQADLTAEPDMVFATYVMIHERGEWRIAHIHASPIPEQAAGQFAAKIRHGQGPLH, from the coding sequence ATGCCACGTTTTGCCCGCCTTTTCGAAGCCGCTGCCGATACGCTGAACGCCTACTACCAGGCCGTCGCCGATGCCAATCTCGACGCGCTGCTGGCGTTGTGGATCGACGAGGATTTCGCCAGCTGCGTGTGGGCGGACGGCGAGCATCTGCACGGCCTCGACCAGATCCGCAGCGGGCTCGCCAACCGGCTCGCGACGCGCCCCGTGACGATCGAACCGCTCGACATCCGCGTGTACGACAGCCTCGGCACGGTCGTCTATACGATCGCCGAAGCGCATCAGCAGGCCGACCTGACGGCCGAACCCGACATGGTTTTCGCAACGTACGTGATGATCCACGAACGCGGCGAGTGGCGCATCGCGCACATCCACGCGAGCCCGATTCCCGAACAAGCGGCCGGGCAGTTCGCCGCGAAGATCCGTCATGGGCAGGGCCCGCTGCACTGA
- a CDS encoding branched-chain amino acid transaminase, translating into MSMADRDGKIWMDGKLIDWRDAKIHVLTHTLHYGMGVFEGVRAYKTADGSTAIFRLPEHTKRLLNSAKIFQMDVPFDRETLEAAQLEVVRENKLESCYLRPIIWVGSEKLGVSAKGNTIHVAIAAWPWGAYLGEDGLAKGIRVKTSSFTRHHVNVSMVRAKASGWYVNSILANQEATADGYDEALLLDVDGYVSEGSGENFFLVNNGKLYTPDLSSCLDGITRDTIITLAKDAGIEVIEKRITRDEVYTADEAFFTGTAAEVTPIRELDNRTIGSGARGPVTEKLQSAFFDIVSGKNAKYAHWLTKV; encoded by the coding sequence ATGTCAATGGCCGACCGCGACGGCAAGATCTGGATGGACGGCAAGCTGATCGACTGGCGCGACGCCAAGATCCACGTCCTGACCCACACGCTGCACTACGGCATGGGCGTCTTCGAAGGCGTGCGCGCGTACAAGACGGCCGACGGCAGCACCGCGATCTTCCGCTTGCCCGAGCACACGAAACGTCTGCTGAATTCGGCGAAGATCTTCCAGATGGACGTGCCGTTCGACCGGGAAACGCTCGAAGCCGCGCAACTCGAAGTCGTGCGCGAGAACAAGCTCGAGTCGTGCTACCTGCGCCCGATCATCTGGGTCGGCTCGGAAAAACTCGGCGTGTCGGCGAAGGGCAACACGATCCACGTCGCGATCGCCGCGTGGCCGTGGGGTGCGTACCTCGGCGAGGACGGCCTCGCGAAGGGCATCCGCGTGAAGACGTCGTCGTTCACGCGCCACCACGTGAACGTGTCGATGGTGCGCGCGAAGGCGTCGGGCTGGTACGTGAACTCGATCCTCGCGAACCAGGAAGCGACGGCCGACGGCTACGACGAAGCACTGCTGCTCGACGTCGACGGCTACGTGTCGGAAGGCTCCGGCGAGAACTTCTTCCTCGTGAACAACGGCAAGCTGTACACGCCCGACCTGTCGTCGTGCCTCGACGGCATCACGCGCGACACGATCATCACGCTCGCGAAGGACGCCGGCATCGAGGTCATCGAGAAGCGCATCACGCGTGACGAGGTCTACACGGCCGACGAAGCGTTCTTCACCGGCACGGCCGCCGAAGTCACGCCGATCCGCGAGCTCGACAACCGCACGATCGGCAGCGGCGCGCGCGGCCCCGTCACGGAAAAGCTCCAGTCGGCGTTTTTCGATATCGTGTCGGGCAAGAACGCGAAGTACGCGCACTGGCTGACGAAGGTCTGA
- a CDS encoding DUF2946 family protein, which translates to MDDIVRQALSKWPNVPHCTGWLLLDRRGEWRLRDDAAQAAGELGSPIRHAALNAFIGRNYECDAQGQWFFQNGPQRVYVELAYTPWVVRLAERDGQLALTDQTGAPFEPDEAWLDDAGGVLFRDAGAPPRIAALHDHDLGLFADHADFDATPPVLRWRDGRTLPLGSIVCADVPARFGYVASPARQAQRARDAADSGT; encoded by the coding sequence ATGGATGACATCGTCAGGCAGGCACTCTCCAAATGGCCGAACGTGCCGCACTGCACCGGCTGGTTGCTGCTCGACCGGCGCGGTGAGTGGCGGCTGCGCGACGACGCGGCGCAGGCGGCCGGCGAGCTCGGCTCGCCGATCCGGCATGCGGCGCTGAACGCGTTCATCGGCCGCAACTACGAATGCGACGCGCAGGGCCAGTGGTTTTTCCAGAACGGGCCGCAGCGCGTGTACGTCGAGCTCGCCTATACGCCGTGGGTCGTCCGGCTCGCCGAGCGCGACGGGCAGCTCGCGCTCACCGACCAGACCGGCGCGCCGTTCGAACCGGATGAAGCGTGGCTCGACGATGCCGGCGGCGTGCTGTTTCGCGATGCCGGCGCACCGCCGCGCATCGCGGCGCTGCACGACCACGATCTCGGGCTGTTCGCCGATCATGCGGACTTCGACGCCACGCCGCCCGTGCTGCGCTGGCGCGACGGGCGCACGCTGCCGCTCGGCAGCATCGTCTGCGCGGACGTGCCCGCCCGGTTCGGCTACGTCGCAAGCCCGGCGCGGCAGGCACAACGAGCGCGCGACGCGGCCGACAGCGGCACCTGA
- a CDS encoding phosphoglycerate kinase has translation MSQVKRLTDLIAAGQLAGKRVFIRADLNVPQDDQGNITEDTRVRASVPAIQAALDAGAAVMVTSHLGRPTEGEFKPEDSLAPVAKRLAELLGRDVPLVSNWVENGVNVAPGQVVLLENCRVNKGEKKNSDELAQKMAKLCDVYVNDAFGTAHRAEATTHGIAKYAPVACAGPLLAAELDALGKALGNPARPLVAIVAGSKVSTKLTILKSLAGKVDQLIVGGGIANTFMLAAGLSIGKSLAEADLVNEAKAIIDEARERGASVPIPTDVVTAKEFSPTAAATVKQVADIEADDMILDIGPDTAKALASQLEKAGTIVWNGPVGVFEFDQFGNGTKTLAEAIAKSSAFSIAGGGDTLAAIAKYGIHDQVSYISTGGGAFLEFLEGKKLPAVEVLETRAA, from the coding sequence ATGAGCCAAGTCAAGCGTCTTACCGACCTGATCGCCGCCGGCCAGCTCGCCGGCAAGCGGGTGTTCATCCGCGCCGACCTGAACGTCCCGCAGGACGACCAGGGCAACATCACCGAGGACACGCGCGTGCGTGCGTCTGTGCCGGCCATCCAGGCCGCGCTCGACGCCGGCGCGGCCGTGATGGTCACGTCGCACCTCGGCCGCCCGACCGAAGGCGAATTCAAGCCGGAAGACTCGCTCGCGCCCGTCGCGAAGCGCCTCGCCGAGCTGCTTGGCCGCGACGTGCCGCTCGTCTCGAACTGGGTCGAGAACGGCGTGAACGTCGCGCCGGGCCAGGTCGTGCTGCTCGAGAACTGCCGCGTGAACAAGGGCGAGAAGAAGAACTCGGACGAGCTCGCGCAAAAGATGGCGAAGCTCTGCGACGTGTACGTGAACGACGCGTTCGGCACCGCGCACCGCGCGGAGGCGACCACGCACGGGATCGCGAAGTACGCGCCGGTCGCGTGCGCGGGCCCGTTGCTCGCCGCCGAACTCGACGCGCTCGGCAAGGCGCTCGGCAACCCGGCGCGCCCGCTGGTGGCGATCGTCGCCGGCTCGAAGGTGTCGACCAAGCTGACCATCCTGAAGTCGCTGGCCGGCAAGGTCGACCAGCTGATCGTCGGCGGCGGCATCGCGAACACGTTCATGCTCGCGGCCGGCCTGTCGATCGGCAAGTCGCTCGCGGAAGCCGATCTCGTCAACGAGGCAAAGGCGATCATCGACGAAGCGCGCGAGCGCGGCGCGTCGGTGCCGATCCCGACCGACGTCGTGACGGCCAAGGAATTCTCGCCGACGGCTGCGGCCACGGTGAAGCAGGTCGCCGACATCGAAGCGGACGACATGATCCTCGACATCGGCCCCGATACGGCCAAGGCGCTCGCGAGCCAGCTCGAGAAGGCCGGCACGATCGTGTGGAACGGCCCGGTCGGCGTGTTCGAGTTCGACCAGTTCGGCAACGGCACCAAGACGCTCGCTGAAGCGATCGCCAAATCGTCCGCGTTCTCGATCGCGGGCGGCGGCGACACGCTCGCGGCCATCGCGAAGTACGGCATCCACGACCAGGTCAGCTACATCTCGACGGGCGGCGGCGCCTTCC
- a CDS encoding AzlC family ABC transporter permease → MLARLSATDRFALIQGARDYSPTLMAILSWGLVTGIAMSKSVMTLGQASAMSLLVYAGSSQLAVLPLLAAKLPIWTVLLTAAMVNTRFVIFSAGLAPHFSNLPLWRRLAIGYFNGDVIYLLFQKQGFAYGHVPGKEAYFWGMALASWVSWQVSSLAGILLASFFPASWGLELAGTLALIPIMVSAVANRSTLAAVAVAGVVSLVAFDLPYRLALPLAVLAALAAGCTADFFVERADWRRIRTETVQEKEIE, encoded by the coding sequence ATGCTCGCTCGATTGTCCGCCACCGACCGCTTCGCGCTGATCCAGGGCGCGCGCGACTATTCCCCGACACTGATGGCGATCCTCTCCTGGGGGCTCGTCACGGGCATCGCGATGAGCAAGTCGGTCATGACGCTCGGGCAGGCGAGCGCGATGTCGCTGCTCGTCTACGCGGGCTCGTCGCAGCTCGCGGTGCTGCCGCTGCTCGCCGCGAAGCTGCCGATCTGGACCGTGCTGCTCACGGCCGCGATGGTCAACACGCGCTTCGTGATCTTCAGCGCCGGGCTTGCTCCCCATTTTTCCAACCTGCCGCTGTGGCGGCGCCTTGCGATCGGCTATTTCAACGGCGACGTGATCTACCTGCTGTTCCAGAAACAAGGTTTCGCCTACGGCCACGTGCCGGGCAAGGAAGCGTATTTCTGGGGGATGGCGCTCGCGAGCTGGGTGTCGTGGCAGGTGTCGTCGCTCGCGGGCATCCTGCTCGCGAGCTTCTTCCCGGCGAGCTGGGGGCTTGAACTGGCCGGCACGCTCGCGCTGATCCCGATCATGGTGTCGGCGGTCGCGAACCGCTCGACGCTCGCGGCCGTTGCGGTCGCCGGCGTCGTGTCGCTCGTCGCGTTCGATCTGCCGTACCGGCTCGCGCTGCCGCTCGCGGTGCTCGCCGCGCTGGCGGCCGGCTGCACGGCCGATTTCTTCGTCGAGCGGGCCGACTGGCGGCGCATCCGCACCGAAACCGTGCAGGAAAAGGAGATCGAATGA
- a CDS encoding M48 family metalloprotease produces MRVKQLLAVSLSAALALPPSGHAQSASAPPLEPAGGAAASISTVPSGIATGVFGTYGGAESRFAGTDGASAPAASLRAPLRALELPDLGDGSGGSLTPRAERRLGERVMREVRRDPDYLDDWLVRDYLNAMAARLATSAAARFIGGYTPDFDLFPVRDPQINAFSMPGGFIGINSGLVVTTQTESELASVVGHEMGHVLQRHIARMIGANEKTGYTALATMLLGVLAGVLARSGDLGSAIAVGGQAYAVDNQLRFSRSAEREADRVGFQLLAGAGYDPYGMPGFFERLERASMGDAGVPAYARTHPLTGERIADMEDRARRAPYRQPRQSAEYGFVRARLRILQNRAPTDIAAEARRMQFEIDDRTAPNVAANWYGIALANGLLGEYDAAGKALASARTAFDVRERREDDPATSSPSLDVLAADLARRAGRTDDAVRLAALAQRRWPASHAAIVAHLQALIAARRFAEAQALARAQAKADPEQPDWWDYLAKASDGKGDVPARRRALAEKLALDGAWPSAIRQLKEARDAKDVSFYDQSIIGARLLEFEARYKEEREDEKNGRG; encoded by the coding sequence ATGCGTGTCAAACAGTTGCTTGCCGTATCGCTGTCGGCGGCGCTCGCGTTGCCGCCGAGCGGCCATGCGCAGAGCGCGTCCGCACCACCGCTCGAGCCGGCGGGCGGTGCCGCCGCGTCGATTTCCACCGTGCCGTCCGGCATCGCGACCGGCGTGTTCGGCACGTACGGCGGCGCGGAGAGCCGGTTTGCGGGCACGGACGGCGCGTCGGCGCCGGCCGCGAGCCTGCGCGCGCCGCTTCGCGCGCTCGAGTTGCCCGACCTCGGCGACGGCTCCGGCGGGTCGCTCACGCCGCGGGCCGAGCGCCGGCTCGGCGAGCGCGTGATGCGCGAAGTGCGGCGTGACCCCGACTATCTCGACGACTGGCTCGTGCGCGACTACCTGAACGCGATGGCTGCGCGGCTCGCCACCTCGGCGGCCGCGCGTTTCATCGGCGGCTACACGCCGGATTTCGACCTGTTCCCGGTGCGCGACCCGCAGATCAATGCGTTCTCGATGCCGGGCGGCTTCATCGGGATCAACAGCGGGCTCGTCGTCACGACGCAGACGGAGTCGGAGCTCGCGTCGGTGGTCGGCCACGAGATGGGCCACGTGCTGCAGCGGCACATCGCGCGGATGATCGGCGCGAACGAAAAGACCGGCTACACGGCGCTCGCGACGATGCTGCTCGGCGTGCTGGCCGGCGTGCTCGCGCGAAGCGGCGATCTCGGCAGCGCGATCGCGGTGGGCGGGCAGGCGTACGCGGTGGACAACCAGCTGCGCTTCTCGCGTTCGGCCGAGCGCGAGGCCGATCGTGTCGGCTTCCAGCTGCTCGCGGGCGCGGGCTACGACCCGTACGGGATGCCGGGTTTCTTCGAGCGGCTCGAACGCGCGTCGATGGGCGACGCGGGCGTGCCGGCCTATGCGCGCACGCACCCGCTGACCGGCGAGCGGATCGCGGACATGGAAGATCGCGCGCGCCGCGCGCCGTACCGGCAGCCGCGCCAGTCGGCCGAATACGGGTTCGTGCGCGCGCGGCTGCGCATCCTGCAGAACCGTGCGCCGACCGACATCGCGGCCGAAGCGCGGCGGATGCAGTTCGAGATCGACGACCGCACGGCGCCGAACGTCGCGGCGAACTGGTATGGCATCGCGCTCGCGAACGGGCTGCTCGGCGAATACGACGCGGCCGGCAAGGCGCTTGCGTCGGCGCGCACGGCGTTCGATGTGCGCGAGCGGCGCGAGGACGATCCGGCGACGAGTTCGCCGAGCCTCGACGTGCTGGCTGCCGACCTCGCGCGCCGCGCGGGCCGGACCGACGACGCGGTGCGGCTCGCGGCGCTCGCGCAGCGGCGCTGGCCGGCGTCGCACGCGGCGATCGTCGCGCACCTGCAGGCGCTGATCGCCGCGCGCCGTTTCGCCGAAGCGCAGGCGCTCGCCCGCGCGCAGGCGAAGGCCGATCCCGAGCAACCCGACTGGTGGGACTACCTTGCGAAGGCGAGCGACGGCAAGGGCGACGTGCCCGCGCGGCGCCGCGCGCTTGCGGAGAAGCTCGCGCTCGACGGCGCGTGGCCGTCGGCGATCCGCCAGCTGAAGGAAGCGCGCGACGCGAAGGACGTGTCGTTCTACGACCAGTCGATCATCGGCGCGCGGCTGCTGGAATTCGAGGCGCGCTACAAGGAAGAGCGCGAAGACGAGAAGAACGGCCGCGGGTAG
- a CDS encoding AzlD domain-containing protein, translated as MSATEIWIVIIGMTIVTAVTRALFLIGGERTMLPERAQRALRYAPAAALVAVVLPDVLETPAGLSFALSNHPFYAALAGLGWFLWRRSMLGTIVVGMIVFTLLRLIV; from the coding sequence ATGAGCGCGACCGAGATCTGGATCGTCATCATCGGGATGACGATCGTCACGGCCGTCACGCGCGCGCTGTTCCTGATCGGCGGCGAGCGCACCATGCTGCCCGAACGCGCGCAGCGCGCGCTGCGCTACGCGCCGGCCGCCGCGCTGGTCGCCGTCGTGCTGCCCGACGTGCTCGAAACGCCGGCCGGGCTGTCGTTCGCGCTGTCCAACCATCCGTTCTACGCGGCGCTCGCCGGCCTCGGCTGGTTTTTGTGGCGGCGCAGCATGCTCGGCACGATCGTCGTCGGGATGATCGTATTCACCCTGTTGCGCCTGATCGTCTGA
- a CDS encoding hydrolase — MSTASPPTSPLAGAPAPDDDTLRYRAPRWLPNSHAQTIVPALFARRPTVAYRRERWETPDHDFIDLDWVAHLDSAAPPPDAPLFVLFHGLEGSSGSHYALEMMAAARAKGWHAVVPHFRSCSGEINRQPRFYHLADSAEVDWILRRLAAQHRGPLVAAGVSLGGNVLLRWLGEHRSDTSILRAAAAISTPLDVHAGGRALSQGFAMVYTRSFLKTLKRKALAKLDQYPGLFDRDAMLQAVTMRDFDEIVTAPLHGFADADDYWTKATTRPLLPAIDVPTLILNARNDPFLPESALPGPADVSPAVELDQPAAGGHAGFMTGPFPGRLDWLSARVFGYCSKFVDHG, encoded by the coding sequence ATGAGTACGGCTTCTCCGCCCACCTCGCCGCTCGCCGGGGCCCCGGCCCCGGACGACGACACACTGCGCTATCGCGCACCACGCTGGCTGCCGAACAGCCATGCGCAAACCATCGTGCCCGCGCTGTTCGCGCGACGACCGACCGTCGCCTACCGGCGAGAGCGATGGGAAACCCCCGATCACGACTTCATCGATCTCGACTGGGTCGCCCATCTCGACAGCGCCGCGCCGCCGCCCGATGCGCCGCTGTTCGTGCTGTTCCACGGCCTCGAAGGCAGCTCCGGCTCGCACTACGCGCTCGAGATGATGGCCGCCGCGCGCGCGAAGGGCTGGCACGCCGTCGTGCCGCACTTTCGCAGTTGCAGCGGCGAGATCAACCGCCAGCCGCGCTTCTATCACCTCGCCGACAGCGCCGAAGTCGACTGGATCCTGCGCCGGCTCGCCGCGCAGCATCGCGGGCCGCTGGTCGCGGCGGGCGTGTCGCTCGGCGGCAACGTGCTGCTGCGCTGGCTCGGCGAGCATCGCAGCGACACGTCGATCCTGCGGGCCGCCGCCGCGATCTCGACGCCGCTCGACGTGCACGCGGGCGGCCGCGCGCTGTCGCAAGGCTTCGCGATGGTCTACACGCGCAGCTTCCTGAAGACGCTCAAGCGCAAGGCGCTCGCGAAGCTCGACCAGTATCCGGGGCTGTTCGACCGCGACGCGATGCTGCAAGCCGTGACGATGCGCGACTTCGACGAAATCGTGACCGCGCCGCTGCACGGTTTCGCGGACGCGGACGATTACTGGACGAAGGCGACGACGCGGCCGCTGCTGCCCGCGATCGACGTGCCGACGCTGATCCTCAACGCCCGCAACGACCCGTTCCTGCCCGAATCGGCGCTGCCGGGCCCGGCCGACGTGTCGCCGGCCGTCGAGCTCGACCAGCCGGCGGCCGGCGGGCACGCGGGATTCATGACCGGGCCGTTCCCCGGCCGTCTCGACTGGCTGTCGGCGCGGGTGTTCGGCTATTGCTCGAAATTCGTCGACCATGGATGA
- a CDS encoding zinc-finger domain-containing protein: MSEIKEMPLVELTAKDLPAYCPNPAMARWSAHPRVFIDVSHGEARCPYCGTRYKLRDGEVVKGH; this comes from the coding sequence ATGAGTGAAATCAAGGAAATGCCGCTGGTCGAGCTGACGGCCAAGGATCTTCCCGCCTACTGCCCGAACCCGGCCATGGCACGCTGGAGCGCACACCCGCGCGTGTTCATCGACGTCTCGCACGGCGAAGCGCGCTGCCCGTACTGCGGCACGCGCTACAAGCTGCGCGACGGCGAGGTCGTCAAGGGCCACTGA